A section of the Salmo salar chromosome ssa05, Ssal_v3.1, whole genome shotgun sequence genome encodes:
- the LOC106574784 gene encoding protein asteroid homolog 1 yields the protein MGVQGLTRFMEENGNILKDVPFRNSKLIIDGSNLFHLLYFNSRLDQSHGGDYDAFEGQVCKFFKALRDCDIDPFVIVDGGSDYTDKKFETHKERAQSRINTANSLSMGLQDRGGVLPTLIKDVFKQVLSSLKVPFAQCICEADQDIASLARSWNCPVLTNDSDFYIFDIQAGFLPTSHFHWQKVSMQRGSFIRYIPCKQYTTTSFCKHFNINRQVLPVFAAMLGNDYVKLHNMGISLRWEEYSSMEGRFARFDGLLNWLARFQGQKEALDSVLRLILHGNNRQKMDAALQGLSLGIEEYHLPPSCLERFFNDGVGPGPGRLAEPLRVLPDWTLLPLMKGRLPSCIVDVLLLRKVMHHVQVEDAHLPCGNNTSRPVRQVLYGLLLGGRRADHSSQRPPVDDVEEYYREGQYLTSSMVEAVLPSAVEQMQLDTLYQAPRPVQLKVFLETLGVSQSTLSGVPPHLRLPVAVTCYWLRHAHPPPDLPLLQALLLGLVYGELCRQRKSQRGFMGGPVLERLRGLIQRGTRSLDLGVAHAYSQWQCCLKESLHLNQLLCLPLAEPQCAWLYKGTLVHQLVTKLRGGLTPDSLLIGGPCSGQLYRAMLGAILNSHDASVIPLVSVPRKATPPSLTQPLDDLTAHLHILALEDDDDDGAGGGSKAKPEDDLGWTLVSVRTRHKSKDRFNRARNPEFSRKQGRIGWE from the exons ATGGGCGTCCAGGGATTGACCAGGTTTATGGAGGAGAATGGAAACATTTTAAAAGATGTTCCCTTCAGAAACAGCAAGCTGATCATAGATGGTAGTAATCTGTTCCATTTGCTTTATTTTAACTCACGTTTGGATCAGAGTCATGGAGGGGATTACGATGCGTTTGAGGGCCAAGTCTGCAAGTTCTttaaggctctgagagactgCGACATTGACCCTTTTGTGATTGTAGATGGGGGCTCCGACTACACCGACAAAAAGTTTGAAACACACAAAGAACGAGCTCAATCAAGGATCAACACAGCCAACAGCTTGTCCATGGGGCTTCAGGACAGGGGTGGTGTACTACCAACCCTCATCAAAGATGTCTTCAAACAGGTCCTCTCCAGCCTGAAGGTGCCATTCGCACAGTGCATTTGTGAGGCAGACCAAGATATAGCCTCCCTGGCTCGAAGTTGGAACTGTCCAGTGCTGACCAATGACAGTGACTTTTATATCTTTGACATCCAGGCAGGATTTCTGCCCACATCCCATTTTCACTGGCAGAAAGTGTCTATGCAACGTGGGAGCTTTATAAGATACATTCCCTGCAAGCAGTACACCACAACAAGCTTCTGCAAACACTTCAACATCAACAGACAGGTTCTCCCAGTCTTCGCCGCCATGTTAGGAAACGACTACGTCAAGTTGCATAACATGGGCATTTCCCTCAGGTGGGAAGAATACTCGTCAATGGAAGGAAGGTTCGCCCGCTTCGACGGCTTGCTGAATTGGCTGGCTCGCTTCCAGGGGCAGAAGGAGGCCTTGGACTCTGTGCTCAGGCTTATCCTTCATGGTAACAACAGACAGAAAATGGATGCTGCCCTCCAGGGCCTCTCCCTGGGCATAGAAGAGTACCATCTTCCCCCTAGTTGCCTGGAGCGGTTCTTCAACGATGGAGTGGGACCAGGCCCCGGCCGTCTCGCAGAGCCTCTGAGGGTCCTTCCAGACTGGACCCTACTGCCGTTGATGAAGGGTAGACTTCCCTCCTGCATTGTAGACGTGCTGCTGCTGAGGAAGGTGATGCATCATGTCCAGGTGGAAGATGCCCACTTGCCCTGTGGGAACAACACCTCTCGGCCAGTACGACAGGTACTCTACGGGCTGCTGCTGGGTGGGAGGAGGGCAGACCACAGCAGTCAGAGACCCCCAGTGGATGACGTGGAGGAGTATTACAGGGAAGGCCAGTACCTGACCAGCAGCATGGTTGAAGCCGTCCTGCCCAGTGCTGTAGAACAGATGCAGCTAGACACTCTGTATCAG GCTCCAAGGCCAGTGCAGCTTAAGGTGTTTTTGGAGACCCTTGGTGTGTCCCAGTCCACTTTGAGCGGTGTCCCGCCTCATCTGCGTCTTCCTGTGGCTGTCACCTGCTACTGGCTGAGGCACGCCCATCCCCCTCCAGACCTGCCTCTCCTGCAGGCCCTGCTACTAGGATTGGTGTACGGAGAGCTCTGCAGACAGAGGAAGAGCCAAAGAG GGTTTATGGGGGGACCAGTGTTGGAGAGGCTGAGAGGGCTGATTCAGAGAGGTACAAGGAGCCTAGACCTGGGTGTGGCCCACGCCTACAGCCAGTGGCAGTGCTGCCTGAAAGAAAGCCTTCACCTGAACCAACTGCTGTGCCTCCCTCTTGCCGAGCCTCAGTGTGCCTG GCTGTACAAGGGTACTCTGGTGCACCAGCTTGTGACCAAACTGAGAGGGGGGTTAACCCCGGATTCTCTCCTGATTGGAGGCCCTTGCTCTGGGCAGCTGTATCGGGCCATGCTGGGAGCCATACTCAACTCCCATGATGCTTCTGTCATCCCCTTGGTGTCTGTGCCGCGGAAGGCCACACCTCCATCCTTGACACAGCCACTGGACGACCTGACGGCCCATCTACACATTCTGGCTctggaagatgatgatgatgatggtgctgGAGGTGGGAGCAAGGCCAAGCCAGAGGACGATCTGGGTTGGACTTTGGTCTCAGTGCGGACCCGGCACAAGAGCAAGGACAGATTCAACCGAGCTAGGAATCCAGAATTCTCCCGGAAGCAGGGGCGGATCGGCTGGGAATAG